A genome region from Eremothecium gossypii ATCC 10895 chromosome VII, complete sequence includes the following:
- the UBP3 gene encoding mRNA-binding ubiquitin-specific protease UBP3 (Syntenic homolog of Saccharomyces cerevisiae YER151C (UBP3)): MPDPKENQGSYSMYPASPVPPATQMPPAAAANSYLYSNAYHSQYNYGYPVGIEIYPSQTMQYMGYHQPAMTYGGYGGPGQGAVPVKKKFYGNGTNYKKEQAGGGAGGGAGGAEGRPVQVTIKNLFKFELGNSNCVRVDGLKIEYPMYVNTTPEEFAQAKLKRHMLRLEALRELDGRKAPVAREEKDKRAASEQKQRDAPAPGGAHGATNAVENEKVEKRDTRKEEPHARKEAEVPQATPREPKEADVDTTSQKVFTSPRREDQKPSVASQKKRDDVPAPANTPLKSEEKKGEPSGRTMKSWSQVASNAASKKPIPANVSLAAKKEKRYIPSSIKGSEPLGTVALRMCLDKDYINYVSSTMPESAKAIKLGIPRGIMNKGNICFMSSVLQVLLFCEPFIEMLNVVHARTGVKSWTLLPPLLGSCLEFYKEFEKLHADKDKNDKQSNGNGKSAKANRSSQPDAIDPEHFYKCISKLPMFKDLQWGHQEDAEEFLTHFLDQLHEEFVSSINSLSCSDMIHLLQSLSDDDLKAEFVRSLSKYKRAEFIKNMSSELKALIDKYGSALEYDTSEGSENSSEWHEVSKKGKKTRNTVKRTTELEPSPIMSIFGGEYRSVLDIPQNKESHSITLDPFYTLHLHISDPEVNDLESAFKKFSDFEYLSYKADSGNDVEAKKQAFLDRLPRVLLIQLKRFEFVNNSSERRELINYNAYNGRIEKIRKWIRYDQELTIPKEALSSVNAKFYLSGKDTTYRLTGVVYHHGLSPSGGHYTADVLHQTQDKWYRIDDNNVTEIRQEDVFKRGDEASDSKTAYILIYQR; encoded by the coding sequence ATGCCAGATCCAAAGGAGAATCAAGGAAGTTATTCGATGTATCCCGCATCGCCTGTGCCTCCTGCAACGCAGATgccaccagcagcagcagcgaaCTCGTACCTGTACTCGAATGCATACCATTCGCAGTACAACTATGGGTATCCGGTCGGTATTGAGATCTACCCATCACAGACGATGCAATACATGGGGTATCATCAGCCGGCCATGACCTACGGAGGCTACGGCGGGCCCGGACAGGGGGCGGTGCCGGtgaagaagaagttctACGGGAACGGCACGAACTACAAGAAGGAGCaggcgggcggcggagcgggcggcggggccGGCGGGGCGGAGGGGCGGCCGGTGCAGGTGACTATCAAGAATCTGTTCAAGTTCGAGTTGGGGAACAGCAACTGCGTGCGCGTTGACGGGCTGAAGATCGAGTATCCAATGTATGTGAACACGACACCAGAGGAGTTTGCGCAGGCGAAGCTGAAGCGGCACATGCTGCGACTCGAGGCGCTGAGAGAGTTGGACGGGAGAAAGGCCCCGGTCGCGCGCGAGGAGAAGGACAAGCGGGCTGCTTCGGAACAGAAGCAGCGCGATGCGCCGGCACCCGGCGGGGCACATGGCGCTACAAATGCGGTAGAGAATGAGAAAGTTGAAAAAAGAGACACACGGAAAGAAGAGCCGCATGCGCGGAAGGAAGCAGAAGTTCCACAGGCCACGCCGAGGGAGCCAAAGGAGGCAGATGTAGACACCACGTCGCAGAAAGTATTCACATCCCCACGCCGCGAAGACCAGAAACCCTCTGTAGCTTCTCAGAAAAAGCGCGACGACGTGCCTGCTCCCGCCAACACGCCTCTGAAATCTGAAGAGAAAAAAGGCGAGCCCTCAGGCCGCACGATGAAGTCTTGGTCGCAGGTTGCCTCGAATGCTGCTAGCAAGAAGCCAATACCGGCCAACGTTTCCCTCGCTGCGAAGAAAGAAAAGAGATATATTCCTTCCAGCATCAAAGGTTCTGAGCCATTGGGAACAGTGGCACTACGGATGTGCCTTGATAAAGACTACATAAACTATGTGAGCAGCACCATGCCGGAATCCGCAAAAGCTATCAAGCTTGGTATCCCACGAGGTATTATGAACAAAGGTAATATATGCTTCATGTCATCCGTATTACAGGTCCTTCTATTTTGTGAGCCTTTTATTGAGATGTTAAATGTTGTTCATGCGAGAACGGGCGTCAAGTCGTGGACACTGTTACCCCCTCTGCTAGGTTCATGTCTCGAATTTTATAAGGAATTTGAGAAGTTGCATGCGGACAAGGACAAAAACGATAAACAAAGCAACGGTAACGGCAAGTCCGCGAAGGCTAACAGGTCCAGTCAACCCGATGCTATCGATCCAGAGCATTTCTATAAGTGCATTTCAAAGCTGCCAATGTTTAAGGATCTTCAGTGGGGCCACCAGGAAGATGCAGAGGAGTTTTTGACGCATTTTCTCGATCAGTTGCACGAAGAATTTGTGTCATCGATCAACTCTTTGAGTTGTAGTGACATGATTCATCTGCTGCAGAGCCTCTCCGATGACGATTTGAAGGCGGAATTCGTTAGGTCTTTGTCCAAGTACAAGCGTGCGGAATTCATAAAAAACATGAGTTCAGAACTTAAGGCGTTGATTGATAAATACGGCAGTGCTTTGGAATATGATACCTCTGAAGGTTCCGAGAATTCATCCGAATGGCATGAAGTCAGCAAGAAGGGGAAAAAGACAAGGAATACTGTTAAGAGAACTACGGAACTAGAGCCATCTCCTATAATGTCCATATTTGGCGGTGAGTACCGTTCTGTGCTGGACATTCCCCAGAATAAGGAATCGCATTCTATTACTCTGGATCCTTTCTACACCCTGCATCTGCATATATCCGACCCAGAGGTCAACGATCTCGAATCTGCCTTCAAGAAATTCAGCGACTTTGAATACTTATCCTACAAGGCCGATTCTGGTAACGATGTAGAAGCAAAAAAACAGGCATTTTTGGACCGGCTACCGCGTGTTCTATTAATACAGTTGAAACGGTTTGAGTTTGTAAACAACAGCTCAGAGAGACGTGAGCTTATTAACTACAACGCGTACAACGGCCGCATAGAAAAAATCCGCAAGTGGATCAGATACGATCAGGAGCTGACGATTCCTAAGGAGGCTTTATCCTCGGTGAATGCGAAGTTTTATCTATCCGGTAAGGATACTACCTATAGATTAACTGGTGTTGTGTATCATCACGGGTTGTCCCCCAGCGGAGGACACTACACCGCGGATGTCCTACATCAGACACAGGATAAATGGTACAGGATCGATGATAATAACGTTACAGAAATCAGACAGGAGGATGTTTTCAAGCGTGGAGACGAAGCATCAGATTCCAAGACTGCCTACATATTGATATACCAAAGGTGA
- the SHU2 gene encoding Shu2p (Syntenic homolog of Saccharomyces cerevisiae YDR078C (SHU2)): protein MAETNFNYSKLLRNLVTEDNVLNEVVVSFLYQLFPRDLFVRAFSLLESADMFIYVWMPTPKEADELLESLYNGTPLYRPIVRPRGPDDRPVCVDLDHWFCSCTEFAATCRPHLVGDTPLSDALFRPTEAADPDDCFGMLAGLQHLRADPEKLMCEHLFAFAILLQTDLRVLRHFSTGPGAQVFVLGITSIDEWLKLHLNVV from the coding sequence ATGGCAGAGACCAACTTCAATTACTCCAAGCTGCTGCGGAACCTCGTTACAGAAGACAACGTGCTCAATGAGGTCGTAGTATCGTTCCTCTACCAGCTGTTTCCTCGCGATCTCTTTGTCCGCGCATTCTCACTGCTCGAATCGGCGGACATGTTTATCTATGTGTGGATGCCCACACCCAAGGAGGCAGACGAGCTGCTCGAAAGCCTATACAATGGAACACCGCTGTACCGCCCCATCGTGCGCCCGCGCGGCCCGGACGACCGCCCCGTCTGCGTGGACCTCGACCATTGGTTTTGCTCCTGTACAGAATTTGCCGCCACGTGCCGCCCCCATCTGGTCGGGGATACGCCCCTGTCGGACGCCCTGTTTCGTCCCACGGAAGCAGCGGACCCCGACGACTGCTTCGGCATGCTAGCAGGTCTGCAGCATCTGCGTGCAGATCCCGAGAAGCTCATGTGCGAGCATCTTTTTGCCTTCGCCATACTGCTGCAGACAGATCTGCGCGTTCTGCGCCACTTTTCCACAGGTCCGGGCGCGCAGGTCTTCGTGCTAGGCATCACAAGCATTGACGAATGGCTCAAGCTGCATCTGAATGTTGTTTGA
- a CDS encoding 2-aminoadipate transaminase (Syntenic homolog of Saccharomyces cerevisiae YER152C), with protein MGDGSQINFFKGHPSVRLLPRESIIKSTKELLEPEHRGYDQNPEDCHPLTYGSEQGSLWVRSAIATLINDCYRPEKATRAEHVNLTGGASYGIMNILMQTTLAHAGYTRRAFLVSPTYFLINQIFLDAGFGGRMTAVRETQDGQLDLEYLAEKLSEFDAEHPSTEALTEPRRTPPKRTYRYVMYLIPTYSNPSGSTYSLETRTRLVELARRYDMLLISDDIYDLLAYDQPSDQLPRALPSLVHVDRATLNEEQDSWGHTVANASFSKIVAPGLRCGYQESVTSRLVGQLANGGANVSGGSPAQLNSMIIGTLISTGELAHLLQLLRSVYQDRAEVLHRAVREYLPAATDYKAQNGGYFSWCTLPEGYNSEAICRTLQHDYGVVLANGSHFEVSDDELGWGRRSVRLSVSFLEPAEIEEGMRRFGAVCQEHATALGLPF; from the coding sequence ATGGGAGATGGATCGCAGATCAACTTCTTCAAGGGCCATCCTTCTGTGCGCCTACTTCCCCGAGAGAGCATCATCAAAAGTACCAAGGAGTTGTTGGAGCCTGAACATCGCGGGTATGACCAGAATCCAGAGGATTGCCACCCACTCACGTATGGCTCCGAGCAGGGCTCGCTATGGGTCCGCTCGGCCATTGCTACGCTGATCAACGACTGCTACCGCCCCGAGAAGGCCACTCGTGCCGAACATGTTAATCTCACTGGCGGTGCTTCCTATGGAATTATGAACATCCTGATGCAGACGACGCTGGCTCACGCCGGCTATACCCGGCGAGCGTTCCTTGTCTCGCCCACGTACTTTCTTATCAACCAGATATTCCTCGACGCTGGCTTTGGCGGCCGCATGACCGCTGTCCGGGAAACCCAGGATGGCCAGCTTGACCTTGAGTATCTTGCAGAGAAGCTTTCGGAGTTTGACGCAGAGCATCCATCCACTGAGGCACTCACGGAACCGCGGCGCACACCGCCTAAACGCACCTACCGATACGTCATGTATCTGATACCGACATATTCGAATCCTAGCGGGTCCACATACTCCCTAGAGACACGCACGCGCTTAGTCGAGCTGGCGCGCCGCTATGATATGCTGCTCATCTCAGATGACATCTACGATTTGCTCGCTTACGACCAACCGTCCGATCAATTGCCTCGCGCATTGCCTAGCCTTGTGCACGTGGACCGCGCCACCCTGAACGAAGAACAGGATAGCTGGGGCCATACCGTGGCAAACGCCAGTTTCTCGAAGATTGTTGCGCCGGGTCTGCGCTGTGGTTACCAGGAATCCGTGACCTCTCGCCTGGTCGGACAGCTGGCCAATGGGGGCGCCAACGTGTCCGGCGGCTCGCCCGCCCAGCTCAACAGCATGATAATTGGCACCCTCATCTCCACAGGCGAACTGGCACATCTGCTCCAGTTGCTACGCAGTGTTTACCAAGACCGCGCAGAGGTTTTGCACCGAGCTGTGCGTGAATATCTGCCCGCTGCAACCGATTACAAAGCACAAAACGGCGGCTATTTCTCCTGGTGCACGCTGCCCGAGGGCTACAACTCAGAAGCGATCTGCCGCACGCTGCAGCATGACTACGGTGTTGTATTAGCCAATGGGTCACACTTTGAGGTCAGCGACGATGAGCTCGGGTGGGGCCGCCGCTCCGTGCGCCTCTCAGTCAGCTTTTTAGAACCAGCGGAGATCGAAGAAGGCATGCGCAGGTTTGGAGCGGTATGCCAAGAGCACGCCACTGCCCTGGGCCTGCCTTTCTAG